A stretch of Bradyrhizobium sp. AZCC 2262 DNA encodes these proteins:
- a CDS encoding ABC transporter ATP-binding protein, which produces MNAQPIVQVEDLDVYYGTSQILFGVALAVRQGETMALLGRNGAGKSTTMKAIMGLAPARRGRVTLKGRVVSGLKPHHIARAGLGFVPEDRQIFPEHTVEDNLVIGAKKGPNGEDDWSIRRIYDVFPLLEPLRNRIAGKLSGGEQQMLAIARTLMGNPALLLLDEPSEGLAPIIVQRIGELLRQLRGTGATVLIAEQNMHFCLGLASHATVIDKGQIVYTSGIEELKANDNIRQRYLAL; this is translated from the coding sequence ATGAACGCGCAGCCGATCGTTCAGGTCGAAGACCTCGACGTCTACTATGGCACCAGCCAGATCCTGTTCGGCGTCGCCCTCGCAGTCCGGCAGGGCGAAACCATGGCGCTGCTCGGCCGCAACGGCGCCGGCAAATCCACGACCATGAAAGCGATCATGGGGCTGGCGCCTGCGCGCCGCGGCAGGGTCACCCTGAAAGGCCGCGTGGTGTCCGGCCTGAAACCGCATCACATCGCGCGCGCCGGTCTCGGCTTCGTGCCGGAGGATCGCCAGATATTTCCGGAGCACACGGTTGAGGACAATCTGGTCATCGGCGCCAAGAAGGGACCCAATGGCGAGGACGATTGGTCGATCCGGCGCATTTACGACGTGTTTCCGTTACTGGAGCCGCTGAGGAACCGGATTGCAGGAAAGCTGTCGGGCGGCGAACAGCAGATGCTGGCGATTGCGCGGACGCTGATGGGTAATCCCGCGCTGCTACTGCTGGACGAGCCGAGCGAGGGGCTGGCGCCGATCATCGTGCAACGGATCGGCGAATTGCTGCGGCAGCTCCGCGGCACCGGCGCCACGGTGCTGATCGCCGAGCAGAACATGCATTTTTGCCTTGGCCTTGCGAGCCACGCGACGGTTATCGACAAGGGCCAGATCGTCTACACATCCGGGATCGAAGAGCTGAAAGCCAACGATAACATTCGTCAGCGCTACCTCGCGCTGTAG
- a CDS encoding CaiB/BaiF CoA transferase family protein: MTIERKLSPTHEAPYRDLRVLDFGQGIASPYCAMLLGVYGADVIKVEPPEGDWSRFLGTTYGSHTTLSAVYNRGKRSLCLDMKHKDGIAIARRLARDCDVLIEGFRPGVAARLGIGYEELSRDNPGLIYLSVSAFGQSGPYSKRPGSDSVAQAFSGLVSINVGNDGTPHRVGTTISDVVTGVYAFQAIATTLFARATVGNGRWIDVNLCQSTSALLGHKVAEHILEGGAPRALNVPAGSYQTADGWMMVTLVNEPQYKRLCAAIGRDDLASDPRFADFALRADSVDALIPQLREVFLTQPTDAWLTRLHAADLIAERILNPGEWLRNVHVEATRAAVCQQTPGVGPIYSPRTPGIASFSEDDLRPAPDIGQDSYEVLQEAGFERGAIDDLIKAGAVRQAKGGMA; this comes from the coding sequence ATGACCATCGAACGCAAGCTATCGCCGACGCATGAGGCGCCGTATCGCGACCTGCGTGTGCTGGACTTCGGGCAGGGCATTGCCTCGCCCTATTGCGCAATGCTGCTGGGCGTCTATGGCGCCGATGTCATCAAGGTCGAGCCGCCGGAGGGGGATTGGTCCCGTTTTCTCGGCACGACCTATGGAAGTCACACCACGCTGTCGGCGGTTTATAACCGCGGCAAGCGCAGCCTCTGCCTCGACATGAAGCACAAGGACGGGATCGCAATCGCGCGGCGGCTCGCCAGGGATTGCGACGTCCTGATCGAGGGTTTTAGGCCGGGCGTCGCTGCGCGGTTGGGGATCGGCTACGAAGAATTATCGCGCGACAATCCAGGACTGATCTATCTTTCGGTCAGCGCCTTCGGGCAGAGCGGTCCATATTCGAAGCGGCCGGGCTCAGACTCCGTCGCGCAGGCGTTTTCCGGCCTGGTGTCGATCAATGTCGGCAACGACGGGACCCCGCACCGGGTCGGCACCACGATCTCCGACGTCGTGACCGGCGTCTATGCCTTTCAGGCCATCGCGACGACGCTGTTCGCGCGTGCGACCGTCGGAAACGGGCGCTGGATCGACGTCAATCTTTGCCAATCGACGTCTGCCTTGCTTGGTCACAAGGTCGCCGAACATATTCTGGAGGGCGGGGCGCCGCGCGCGCTCAACGTTCCCGCGGGTTCATACCAGACCGCCGACGGCTGGATGATGGTTACGCTGGTGAACGAGCCGCAATACAAGCGGCTGTGCGCGGCGATCGGCCGCGACGATCTCGCCAGCGATCCGCGCTTTGCCGACTTTGCGCTGCGCGCGGATTCCGTCGATGCGCTGATCCCGCAATTGCGCGAGGTATTTTTGACGCAGCCGACGGATGCCTGGCTTACCCGCCTGCATGCCGCCGATCTCATTGCGGAGCGGATCCTCAATCCCGGCGAATGGCTGCGCAACGTCCATGTCGAGGCAACACGGGCCGCGGTCTGCCAGCAGACGCCGGGCGTGGGGCCGATATACTCGCCGCGGACGCCAGGCATTGCGAGCTTTTCGGAGGATGACTTGCGCCCCGCGCCTGATATAGGCCAGGACAGTTACGAGGTGCTGCAGGAGGCGGGTTTCGAGCGTGGCGCCATCGACGATCTGATCAAGGCCGGCGCGGTGCGTCAGGCCAAGGGAGGCATGGCATGA
- a CDS encoding enoyl-CoA hydratase/isomerase family protein, giving the protein MSTDLVRYSVSGNIAEIMLDRPPVNALSMDLIDALLAALAKARDDEAVRAVIIGSAHKVFCAGLDLDIVRGKPGIETKKFLERLYFALNDTQYRMGKPTIAAVDGAVRAGGMTIAISCDMIIAGDACTFGYPEIDVGLIPAIHFVQLPRLVGKHRAFGPLFLGEPFDAATAFRMGLLSEVVPKGTALDRAREIAGKLAAKSPIVMKIGRDAFMRAVDADFRRSVENAAESFALVATTEDCQEGLNAFVEKRTPNYRGR; this is encoded by the coding sequence ATGAGTACCGATCTCGTTCGTTATTCCGTCTCAGGCAATATTGCCGAGATCATGCTGGACCGTCCGCCGGTCAATGCGCTCAGCATGGACTTGATCGATGCGCTGCTGGCGGCGCTGGCGAAGGCGAGGGACGACGAAGCGGTGCGCGCCGTCATCATCGGCAGCGCACACAAGGTGTTCTGCGCCGGGCTCGATCTCGATATCGTCCGAGGCAAGCCCGGGATCGAGACCAAGAAATTCCTTGAACGGCTTTATTTTGCGCTCAACGATACCCAGTATCGCATGGGCAAGCCGACCATCGCGGCCGTCGACGGCGCGGTGCGGGCCGGTGGCATGACGATCGCGATCTCCTGCGACATGATCATCGCGGGCGACGCCTGTACCTTCGGCTATCCCGAGATCGATGTAGGCCTGATACCGGCCATTCACTTCGTGCAACTGCCGCGATTGGTCGGCAAGCATCGGGCGTTTGGTCCGCTGTTCCTCGGCGAACCCTTCGACGCCGCGACAGCCTTTCGCATGGGATTGCTGAGCGAGGTGGTGCCGAAGGGCACTGCGTTGGACCGCGCGCGTGAGATCGCGGGCAAGCTCGCCGCCAAATCTCCAATCGTCATGAAGATCGGGCGCGATGCCTTCATGCGGGCGGTCGACGCCGATTTCCGCCGCTCGGTCGAAAACGCGGCCGAGAGTTTTGCGCTTGTCGCAACGACGGAAGATTGTCAGGAAGGCTTGAATGCGTTCGTTGAAAAACGGACGCCAAACTACAGGGGACGCTGA
- a CDS encoding ABC transporter ATP-binding protein, which translates to MLEIRSLSKAFGGVKATDNVTLDFADGSLTAVIGPNGAGKSTFFNLITGALKPDSGQILLNGVDMAGRSPPEIVRHGIGRAFQVASIFPSLTVQDTMLAAVCADQRRASVIHRRFPLAETRARAEHTMELLGLAGKRNRIAATLSHGDQKLLDIALALVLDPKVLLLDEPTAGMGTEERWRMIDKVRELWEKQKITVVFIEHDMDIVFKIAPEIVVLCYGRILATGTPDAIRRNEAVIEAYLGTEHHAGAAI; encoded by the coding sequence ATGCTGGAGATACGTTCCCTTTCCAAAGCGTTCGGCGGCGTCAAGGCGACCGACAATGTCACGCTCGACTTTGCCGACGGTTCGCTGACCGCCGTGATCGGTCCGAACGGTGCGGGAAAAAGCACGTTCTTCAACCTGATCACTGGTGCACTGAAGCCGGACTCCGGCCAGATCCTGCTCAATGGCGTCGACATGGCTGGACGTTCACCGCCCGAAATCGTGCGCCATGGCATCGGGCGGGCGTTCCAGGTGGCGAGTATCTTCCCTTCACTCACGGTGCAGGACACCATGCTCGCCGCTGTCTGTGCTGATCAGCGCCGCGCCAGCGTCATTCATCGCCGTTTCCCGTTGGCCGAAACCCGCGCCCGCGCCGAGCATACGATGGAGCTGCTGGGCCTGGCCGGCAAGCGCAATCGCATCGCGGCGACGCTGTCGCATGGCGATCAGAAGCTGCTCGATATTGCACTCGCACTGGTGCTCGATCCCAAGGTGCTGCTGCTCGATGAGCCCACCGCCGGCATGGGCACCGAGGAGCGCTGGCGGATGATCGACAAGGTGAGGGAGCTCTGGGAGAAGCAGAAGATCACGGTGGTGTTCATCGAACACGACATGGACATCGTGTTCAAGATCGCGCCGGAGATTGTCGTGCTGTGCTACGGCCGCATTCTCGCAACCGGCACGCCGGATGCGATCCGCCGGAACGAGGCCGTGATCGAGGCCTATCTCGGCACCGAACATCACGCCGGAGCTGCGATATGA
- a CDS encoding branched-chain amino acid ABC transporter permease encodes MDLDALTGCLASSACLVTQTTSGFIIGMLLFLVAVGLTLIFGVLKVVNFSHGAFYMFGAYFAMTAYQLTGSFALAMLCGAAGTALLGLIFERVFMSRVYGSDVLMQLLVCYAFVLIFDDVVRMIWGPEFKSMGMPAAFQVAPLFIAGGVVPPYYLLLIGVALAAAVILGLGLARTRLGKVIRAAAHNPGMVSALGINTGLIYGGVFALGGMLAGLAGALAAPVRSLTPGMGFSVLIESFIVTVIGGMGSILGALIGALLIGMIRSFGSLGFPLFTEGLMYLFMVIVLVSRPTGLFGKEVA; translated from the coding sequence TTGGATCTCGACGCGCTTACCGGCTGTCTCGCCAGTTCCGCCTGCCTGGTGACGCAAACCACCAGCGGCTTCATCATCGGCATGTTGCTGTTTCTGGTCGCTGTCGGACTGACGCTGATTTTTGGCGTGCTCAAGGTCGTCAATTTCAGTCACGGCGCCTTCTATATGTTCGGCGCCTATTTTGCGATGACGGCCTATCAGCTCACGGGCAGCTTTGCGTTGGCGATGCTGTGCGGGGCGGCCGGCACGGCCTTGCTTGGCCTGATCTTCGAGCGCGTGTTCATGAGCCGGGTCTATGGCTCCGACGTGCTGATGCAGTTGCTCGTCTGCTACGCCTTCGTGCTGATCTTCGATGACGTCGTGCGGATGATCTGGGGGCCGGAATTCAAATCGATGGGCATGCCGGCGGCGTTTCAGGTGGCGCCGCTGTTCATCGCCGGCGGCGTGGTGCCGCCGTATTATTTGCTCCTGATCGGCGTCGCGCTGGCGGCAGCCGTGATCCTCGGGCTCGGCCTTGCCCGCACCAGGCTCGGCAAGGTGATCCGGGCCGCCGCGCATAATCCGGGCATGGTATCCGCGCTCGGCATCAATACCGGCCTGATCTATGGCGGCGTATTTGCATTGGGTGGCATGCTGGCGGGGCTTGCCGGCGCGCTCGCAGCACCCGTGCGCTCGCTGACGCCGGGCATGGGATTTTCGGTCCTGATCGAATCCTTCATCGTCACCGTGATCGGCGGCATGGGCTCGATCCTGGGAGCGCTGATCGGCGCGCTTCTGATCGGCATGATCCGCTCGTTCGGATCGCTCGGCTTTCCCTTGTTCACGGAAGGCTTGATGTATCTGTTCATGGTGATCGTGCTGGTGTCGCGACCGACGGGTCTGTTTGGCAAGGAGGTCGCATGA
- a CDS encoding MaoC family dehydratase, translated as MAGLYFEEFEVGREFHHEFSRTVTEMDNTMFSLLTMNPQPLHIDAHFSENTEFGQRLFNSLYTLGIMVGMSVYDTTLGTTIGNLGMTDVKFPKPVFHGDTLKAHTKIISKRESKSRPNQGIVEFEHTMTNQRGEVVASCRRTGLMHCKPKV; from the coding sequence ATGGCGGGATTGTATTTCGAGGAGTTCGAGGTCGGCCGGGAATTTCACCATGAGTTCTCCAGGACCGTGACCGAGATGGACAACACGATGTTCAGCCTGTTGACCATGAACCCGCAGCCGCTGCATATCGATGCGCATTTCTCCGAAAATACCGAATTCGGCCAGCGGCTGTTCAACAGCCTCTATACGCTCGGCATCATGGTCGGCATGAGCGTCTATGATACGACGCTCGGCACCACGATCGGCAACCTCGGGATGACTGACGTCAAGTTTCCAAAACCGGTATTTCACGGCGATACGCTCAAGGCGCACACCAAGATCATCTCCAAGCGCGAGAGCAAGTCACGGCCGAACCAGGGCATCGTCGAGTTCGAGCACACCATGACCAATCAGCGCGGCGAGGTGGTGGCAAGCTGCCGCCGGACCGGCCTGATGCATTGCAAACCGAAGGTGTAA
- a CDS encoding branched-chain amino acid ABC transporter permease has protein sequence MTELQAEQGAPALDVPRTEAKPRRNRDALIALAVFVVLALLPMVFSSKLLLDFVIRCAAYGLFATSLNLLVGYTGLTSFGHGMFFGLGAYGFGLMMQKTGVPIPVAFVATLAITFVVALVIGAICVRLKEIYFAFVTLAFQMLIHSTILSWVSLTGGDQGLRGGIPRPPFWGIDLSNHLHLYVMSCALLVIGLFLMHQIAQSPFGYTLRMIRDNATRASFIGIDVWRAKLTIFVLAALFASTGGVIMALFVSGAYPEFAYWTISGEGIFINMLGGVTTFLGPMVGTVLLLILNDTVTRLTEYHGIVLGIVILFFAIGLRKGLMDFVVEWYARRRAGSGERS, from the coding sequence ATGACCGAGCTGCAGGCCGAGCAGGGCGCGCCGGCGCTCGATGTCCCCCGCACAGAGGCAAAGCCGCGTCGTAATCGGGATGCCCTGATTGCACTTGCGGTCTTTGTCGTGCTGGCTCTGTTGCCGATGGTCTTCAGCAGTAAATTGCTGCTCGACTTCGTGATCCGCTGCGCGGCCTATGGACTGTTCGCGACGTCGCTCAACCTTCTGGTCGGTTACACCGGCCTGACTTCGTTCGGCCATGGCATGTTCTTTGGCCTTGGCGCCTACGGCTTCGGGTTGATGATGCAGAAGACCGGCGTTCCCATCCCCGTGGCTTTCGTCGCAACGTTGGCGATCACGTTTGTCGTCGCTCTCGTCATTGGCGCCATCTGCGTGCGACTGAAGGAAATCTACTTCGCCTTCGTGACGCTGGCGTTCCAGATGCTGATTCACTCGACCATCCTGTCCTGGGTATCGCTGACCGGTGGCGATCAGGGATTGCGCGGTGGCATTCCGCGGCCGCCATTTTGGGGCATTGATCTATCGAACCATTTGCATCTCTACGTCATGAGCTGCGCGCTGCTTGTGATCGGACTGTTCCTGATGCATCAGATCGCACAGTCGCCGTTCGGCTACACGCTGCGCATGATCCGTGACAACGCGACACGCGCGAGCTTCATCGGCATCGACGTCTGGCGCGCCAAGTTGACGATCTTTGTGCTCGCGGCGCTGTTCGCCTCGACCGGCGGGGTCATCATGGCGCTGTTCGTCTCCGGAGCCTATCCGGAATTCGCCTATTGGACCATTTCGGGCGAGGGCATCTTCATCAACATGCTCGGCGGCGTGACTACATTCCTGGGACCAATGGTCGGCACCGTACTGCTCCTGATCCTCAACGATACCGTTACCCGTTTGACCGAATATCACGGCATCGTGCTCGGGATCGTGATCCTGTTCTTCGCCATCGGCCTGCGGAAGGGCCTGATGGATTTCGTCGTTGAATGGTACGCACGGCGCCGCGCCGGTTCCGGGGAGCGCAGCTAG